The following are encoded together in the Pristis pectinata isolate sPriPec2 chromosome 45, sPriPec2.1.pri, whole genome shotgun sequence genome:
- the LOC127566796 gene encoding uncharacterized protein LOC127566796: protein MRKKPGTRVLLSPRLYPRILHPRHLQPLIIAGPGLVRHHLPPRVCPRSPRQSDPPLTDPAVNRAVGHREADNARQSFYTPTRPGYPGPRHTTAPVTPAPATRQPRLPRPPPHNPPRLPRPPPHDSPGYPGPRHTIRPGYPGPRHTTAPVTPAPAHTIRPGYPGPRHTTAPVTPAPATRQPRLPRPPPHDSPGYPGPRHTTAPVTPAPATRQPRLPRPPPHDSPGYPGPRHTTAPVTPAMNRSRSSGRGSALRLRGKPAATQRRRSPQRRQWLEDRSDNAAGSRQGAL from the exons ATGCGCAAAAAACCAGGCACTA GAGTTTTGCTCAGCCCCCGCCTGTACCCCCGGATCCTGCATCCGCGGCATCTCCAGCCCCTGATCATAGCCGGGCCCGGGCTTGTCCGGCACCACCTGCCACCGAGAGTCTGCCCCCGGTCCCCCCGCCAGTCCGACCCACCACTCACTGACCCCGCTGTAAACCGGGCTGTGGGTCACCGGGAAGCCGACAACGCCCGGCAGAGCTTCTACACTCCAACCCGCCCCGGCTACCCCGGCCCCCGCCACACGACAGCCCCGGTTACCCCGGCCCCCGCCACACGACAGCCCCGGTTACCCCGGCCCCCGCCACACAATCCGCCCCGGCTACCCCGGCCCCCGCCACACGACAGCCCCGGTTACCCCGGCCCCCGCCACACAATCCGCCCCGGTTACCCCGGCCCCCGCCACACGACAGCCCCGGTTACCCCGGCCCCCGCCCACACAATCCGCCCCGGTTACCCCGGCCCCCGCCACACGACAGCCCCGGTTACCCCGGCCCCCGCCACACGACAGCCCCGGTTACCCCGGCCCCCGCCACACGACAGCCCCGGTTACCCCGGCCCCCGCCACACGACAGCCCCGGTTACCCCGGCCCCCGCCACACGACAGCCCCGGTTACCCCGGCCCCCGCCACACGACAGCCCCGGTTACCCCGGCCCCCGCCACACGACAGCCCCGGTTACCCCGGCCATGAACCGCAGCCGCTCCTCAGGCCGAGGGTCGGCACTACGCCTGCGCGGTAAACCTGCTGCCACGCAACGCCGGAGGTCCCCACAGCGCCGCCAGTGGCTGGAGGACCGGAGCGACAATGCAGCTG